In the Pseudolabrys taiwanensis genome, one interval contains:
- the kynA gene encoding tryptophan 2,3-dioxygenase: MDEQKPPATRVESDMHVDLAGKLSYGAYLNLDQLLAAQRPVTQEHDEVAFIVIHHVQELWLKLVAHELGLAIASIRRDDLPPAFKALARVTRIQEQLIRAWDVLSTMTPADYLAFRDALGPASGFQSYQYRLVEFRLGAKDAKMLLPHRHHAEHHDLLAKALAEPSVYDEALRLLARRGFPVPAEVLTRDVSQPYVGNAAVRGIWLSIYRDAQKHFDLYELAEELVDMEDWFQQWRFRHMKTVERIIGFKRGTGGSSGVAFLKTALERSFFPELWELRTEL; encoded by the coding sequence ATGGACGAACAAAAGCCGCCGGCCACCCGCGTCGAATCCGACATGCATGTCGATCTCGCCGGCAAGCTCAGCTACGGCGCTTATCTCAATCTCGATCAACTTCTGGCGGCGCAACGGCCGGTCACGCAGGAGCACGATGAGGTCGCCTTCATCGTCATCCATCATGTGCAGGAGCTGTGGCTCAAGCTGGTCGCGCACGAACTCGGGCTGGCGATCGCCTCGATCCGCCGCGACGACCTGCCGCCGGCCTTCAAGGCGCTCGCGCGCGTCACCCGCATCCAGGAGCAGCTCATCCGCGCCTGGGACGTGCTCTCGACCATGACGCCGGCCGACTACCTCGCCTTCCGCGACGCGCTCGGCCCGGCCTCCGGCTTTCAGTCGTACCAGTACCGGCTGGTGGAATTCCGCCTCGGCGCCAAGGACGCCAAGATGCTGCTGCCGCACCGGCACCACGCCGAGCACCACGATCTGCTGGCCAAGGCGCTGGCCGAGCCGAGCGTCTACGACGAGGCGTTGCGGCTCCTGGCCCGCCGCGGTTTCCCGGTGCCGGCCGAGGTGCTGACCCGCGACGTGAGCCAGCCTTACGTCGGCAATGCGGCCGTGCGCGGCATCTGGCTGTCGATCTACCGCGACGCGCAAAAGCACTTCGACCTTTACGAACTGGCCGAAGAGCTGGTCGACATGGAGGACTGGTTCCAGCAATGGCGCTTCCGCCACATGAAAACCGTCGAGCGCATCATCGGCTTCAAGCGCGGGACCGGCGGCTCGTCCGGTGTCGCCTTCCTGAAAACGGCCCTGGAGCGCTCGTTCTTCCCGGAACTATGGGAGCTGCGGACGGAGCTGTAG
- the leuC gene encoding 3-isopropylmalate dehydratase large subunit — protein MKPRTLYDKIWDDHLVDEQPDGTCLLYIDRHIVHEVTSPQAFEGLRTSGRKVHAPEKTLCVVDHNVPTTDRSKPNPDPESAEQIKVLAENARDFGLEYYNEFDKRQGICHIIGPEQGFTLPGTTIVCGDSHTATHGAFGALAYGIGTSEVEHVLATQTLIQKKSKNMRAIVDGKLPEGVTAKDIILAIIGEIGTAGGTGYALEYAGEAIRALSMEGRMTVCNMSVEGGAKAGFIAPDETAYAFLKGRPKAPQGDAWDQAMRYWETLRSDDGAHFDREIRLDAAKLPPIVTWGTSPEQVISISGRVPVPSEIADDNKRQAAIRSLDYMGLKGGEKITDIKIDRVFVGSCTNGRIEDLRAAAKIAEGKHVNGNVNAMIVPGSGLVKEQAEAEGLDKIFKAAGFEWREPGCSMCLAMNPDKLAPGERCASTSNRNFEGRQGYKGRTHLVSPAMAAAAAIAGHFVDVRDWK, from the coding sequence ATGAAGCCACGCACGCTCTACGACAAGATCTGGGACGACCATCTGGTCGACGAACAGCCGGACGGCACGTGCCTCCTGTATATCGATCGTCATATCGTCCACGAGGTCACCTCGCCGCAAGCCTTCGAAGGCCTGCGCACCTCCGGCCGCAAGGTGCACGCGCCGGAGAAGACCTTGTGCGTCGTCGATCACAACGTGCCGACCACCGATCGCTCCAAGCCCAATCCGGATCCGGAGAGCGCCGAGCAGATCAAGGTGCTGGCCGAGAACGCACGCGACTTCGGCCTCGAGTACTACAACGAGTTCGATAAGCGGCAGGGCATCTGCCACATCATCGGCCCCGAGCAGGGCTTCACGTTGCCCGGCACGACGATCGTCTGCGGCGACAGCCACACCGCGACGCACGGCGCCTTCGGCGCGCTCGCTTACGGCATCGGCACGTCCGAAGTCGAGCATGTGCTGGCGACGCAGACGCTGATCCAGAAGAAGTCGAAGAACATGCGCGCCATCGTCGACGGCAAGTTGCCGGAGGGCGTGACCGCGAAGGACATCATCCTCGCCATCATCGGCGAGATCGGCACCGCCGGCGGCACCGGCTATGCGCTCGAATACGCCGGCGAGGCGATCCGCGCGCTGTCGATGGAAGGCCGCATGACCGTCTGCAACATGTCGGTCGAAGGCGGCGCCAAAGCGGGCTTCATCGCGCCGGATGAGACGGCCTATGCGTTCCTCAAAGGCCGGCCGAAGGCGCCGCAGGGCGATGCCTGGGATCAGGCCATGCGCTACTGGGAAACGCTGCGGTCCGACGACGGCGCGCATTTCGACCGCGAGATCCGTCTCGATGCGGCCAAGCTGCCGCCGATCGTCACCTGGGGCACCAGCCCCGAGCAAGTGATCTCCATCAGCGGCCGCGTGCCGGTGCCGTCGGAGATCGCCGACGACAACAAGCGTCAGGCCGCCATTCGCTCGCTCGACTACATGGGTCTCAAGGGCGGCGAGAAGATCACCGACATCAAGATCGATCGCGTCTTCGTCGGCTCCTGCACCAACGGCCGCATCGAAGACCTGCGCGCCGCGGCCAAGATCGCCGAGGGCAAGCACGTCAACGGCAACGTCAACGCCATGATCGTGCCGGGCTCCGGCCTCGTGAAGGAGCAGGCGGAAGCCGAAGGTCTCGACAAGATCTTCAAGGCCGCCGGCTTCGAATGGCGCGAGCCGGGCTGCTCGATGTGCCTCGCCATGAACCCGGACAAGCTGGCGCCGGGCGAGCGTTGCGCCTCGACCTCGAACCGCAACTTCGAAGGCCGCCAGGGCTACAAGGGCCGCACGCATCTCGTGTCGCCCGCGATGGCCGCGGCCGCGGCGATCGCCGGCCACTTCGTCGACGTGCGCGATTGGAAGTAA
- the rplS gene encoding 50S ribosomal protein L19, with protein MNIIQTLEKEQIEKLSAGKDIPDFGPGDTVLVNVKVIEGDKSRVQAYEGVCIGRSGGGLHESFTVRKISYGEGVERVFPLYSPMIDSIKVVRRGKVRRAKLYYLRGLRGKKARIVEATSNVGAEAAKA; from the coding sequence ATGAACATCATCCAGACGCTCGAGAAAGAGCAGATCGAGAAGCTTTCGGCTGGCAAGGATATCCCGGACTTCGGTCCTGGCGACACCGTGCTCGTCAACGTGAAGGTCATCGAAGGCGACAAGAGCCGTGTGCAGGCCTACGAAGGCGTGTGCATCGGCCGGTCGGGCGGTGGCCTGCATGAGAGCTTCACGGTGCGTAAGATCTCGTACGGCGAGGGCGTCGAGCGCGTGTTTCCGCTCTATTCGCCGATGATCGACTCGATCAAGGTCGTGCGCCGCGGCAAGGTGCGTCGCGCGAAGCTGTATTATCTGCGCGGTCTGCGCGGCAAGAAGGCGCGCATCGTGGAAGCCACGAGCAATGTCGGCGCGGAAGCCGCGAAGGCTTAA
- a CDS encoding HpcH/HpaI aldolase/citrate lyase family protein produces MTIRPRRSVLYMPGSNARTLEKAKTLPADGVILDLEDSVAPDAKVAARDQVVAVVKDGGFGRREVFIRVNSIDTPWHADDLAAAAHAAPDAILIPKVSSPETLELIGRRLLDMGTAHKTRVWAMIETPLALFNILPIAAAARDSETRLSGFVMGTNDLAKDTRARLVPGRAPMAGWLANCVAAARIHGIDILDGVYNDIGNTDGFLMECQQGVEFGFDGKTLIHPNQIEPCNKAFSPSEEEIAQARKMIAAFDLPENKSKGVVSIEGRMVERLHADMARRTVAIAEAIAAG; encoded by the coding sequence ATGACCATCCGTCCGCGCCGCAGCGTACTCTATATGCCTGGCTCCAATGCTCGCACGCTGGAGAAGGCCAAGACCTTGCCCGCCGACGGCGTCATCCTCGATCTGGAAGATTCGGTTGCGCCGGATGCCAAGGTGGCGGCGCGCGACCAGGTCGTGGCCGTGGTGAAGGACGGCGGCTTCGGCCGGCGCGAGGTCTTCATCCGCGTCAACAGCATCGATACGCCGTGGCACGCCGACGATCTCGCTGCCGCCGCGCATGCCGCGCCGGATGCCATCCTCATTCCCAAAGTGTCGTCACCCGAGACGCTGGAGCTGATCGGCCGGCGCCTGCTCGACATGGGCACCGCGCACAAGACGCGCGTCTGGGCGATGATCGAGACGCCGCTCGCGCTGTTCAACATCCTGCCGATCGCCGCGGCCGCGCGCGATTCCGAGACGCGGCTGTCGGGCTTCGTCATGGGCACCAACGATCTCGCCAAGGACACGCGGGCGCGTCTGGTGCCGGGCCGCGCACCGATGGCCGGCTGGCTCGCCAACTGCGTCGCCGCTGCGCGCATTCACGGCATCGACATCCTCGACGGCGTCTACAACGACATCGGCAACACCGATGGTTTTCTGATGGAGTGCCAGCAGGGCGTCGAGTTCGGGTTTGACGGTAAGACGCTCATCCATCCGAACCAGATCGAGCCCTGCAACAAGGCGTTCTCGCCGAGCGAGGAAGAGATCGCGCAGGCGCGCAAGATGATCGCGGCTTTCGATCTGCCGGAGAACAAGAGCAAGGGCGTGGTGTCGATCGAGGGCCGCATGGTGGAGCGGCTGCACGCCGACATGGCGCGGCGCACCGTGGCGATCGCCGAGGCGATTGCGGCGGGGTGA
- a CDS encoding DUF3551 domain-containing protein, giving the protein MRIPAVAILAALGSLGAAQAAHAANDQPWCYRDFSGPQYTNCTFPTARHCLAIAGVMGGVCERNQLLGAEPTQQKRKRRAR; this is encoded by the coding sequence ATGCGTATTCCGGCTGTCGCCATTCTCGCCGCGCTCGGGTCCCTGGGCGCAGCCCAGGCAGCTCACGCGGCCAACGATCAGCCCTGGTGCTACCGCGATTTCAGCGGCCCGCAGTACACCAACTGCACGTTCCCGACCGCCCGGCACTGCCTCGCCATTGCCGGCGTCATGGGCGGCGTCTGCGAGCGCAATCAGTTGCTGGGCGCCGAGCCGACGCAGCAGAAGCGCAAGCGGCGGGCGCGTTAG
- a CDS encoding molybdopterin-dependent oxidoreductase, translating into MITRRHLLGTAGATLAVSGLGLPSFSEAQAALAELTPGVPTGVESYAKMATLPGKKPLIELADRPPNYESPLEYFRTPITPNDEFFVRYHLADIPEIDPKTYKVKVGGDAAGTPIELSLDDLKALPAVEVVAVNQCSGNRRGLSKPHVAGVEWGYGAMGCARWKGAKLKDILAKAGIKSDAIEVSFNGADGPVADKTPDFIKSIPAWKALEDTTIVAYEMNGQPLPHLNGAPARIIVPGWTGTYWMKHITEINALTKPLGGFWMVAAYRIPLGKFPIRDRFVSQETAANTPITEIVVNSLITSHRDGAKVKAGKVAVSGIAWDGGYGIRSVEVSTDGGKTWVSAKLGEDLGKFAFRPWSIDVDTKPGKNTVMVNATNAIGQSQTSELIFNPAGYHNNVMQNITLTAS; encoded by the coding sequence ATGATCACGCGACGTCACCTGTTGGGGACGGCCGGCGCGACGCTGGCTGTATCCGGACTAGGACTGCCGAGCTTCTCGGAAGCGCAAGCGGCACTCGCCGAACTCACACCGGGCGTACCCACCGGCGTCGAGAGTTACGCCAAGATGGCGACGCTGCCCGGCAAGAAACCGCTGATCGAACTCGCCGACCGGCCGCCAAATTACGAATCGCCGCTCGAATATTTCCGCACGCCGATCACACCGAACGATGAGTTCTTCGTTCGCTATCATCTCGCCGACATCCCCGAGATCGATCCCAAGACCTACAAGGTAAAGGTCGGCGGCGACGCGGCCGGCACGCCGATCGAGCTGTCGCTCGACGACTTGAAGGCATTACCCGCCGTCGAAGTCGTGGCCGTCAATCAATGCTCCGGCAATCGCCGCGGCTTGTCGAAGCCGCACGTCGCGGGCGTCGAATGGGGCTATGGCGCAATGGGCTGCGCGCGCTGGAAAGGCGCCAAACTCAAGGACATTCTCGCCAAGGCCGGCATCAAGAGCGACGCGATCGAAGTGTCGTTCAACGGTGCCGACGGCCCGGTCGCCGACAAGACACCGGACTTCATCAAGAGCATTCCGGCTTGGAAGGCGCTGGAGGACACGACCATCGTTGCCTACGAGATGAACGGCCAGCCATTGCCGCATCTCAATGGCGCGCCCGCGCGCATCATCGTTCCGGGCTGGACCGGCACCTATTGGATGAAGCACATCACCGAGATCAACGCGCTCACCAAGCCGCTCGGCGGCTTCTGGATGGTCGCGGCCTATCGCATTCCGCTCGGCAAGTTCCCGATCCGCGATCGCTTCGTCTCGCAGGAGACCGCTGCCAACACGCCGATCACCGAGATCGTCGTCAATTCCTTGATCACCAGCCATCGCGATGGCGCGAAAGTGAAAGCCGGCAAGGTCGCCGTGTCAGGCATCGCCTGGGACGGCGGTTACGGCATTCGCTCGGTCGAGGTTTCGACCGACGGCGGCAAGACCTGGGTGAGCGCCAAACTCGGCGAGGATCTCGGCAAGTTCGCGTTCCGGCCCTGGAGCATCGACGTCGATACCAAGCCGGGCAAGAACACGGTGATGGTCAACGCCACCAACGCCATCGGTCAGAGCCAGACGTCGGAACTCATCTTCAATCCGGCCGGCTATCACAACAACGTCATGCAGAACATCACGCTGACGGCGAGCTGA
- the leuD gene encoding 3-isopropylmalate dehydratase small subunit, whose amino-acid sequence MDKFTTLEGVAAPLRIINVDTDMIIPKQYLKTIKRTGLGKGLFSEQRYLDDGAENPEFVLNKPAYRKSKIIVAGDNFGCGSSREHAPWALLDYGIRCVISTSFGDIFYNNCFKNGVLPIRVSPEDLEKLFDDAERGANSTLTIDLEKQEIRGPDGGTVKFEIDAHRKHCLLNGLDDIGLTKQKQTKIDSYEKKAQAARPWA is encoded by the coding sequence ATGGACAAATTCACGACCCTGGAAGGCGTCGCGGCGCCGCTGCGGATCATCAACGTCGATACCGACATGATCATCCCGAAGCAGTACCTCAAGACCATCAAGCGCACCGGGCTCGGCAAGGGCCTGTTCTCGGAGCAGCGCTATCTCGACGACGGCGCCGAGAACCCGGAGTTCGTGCTCAACAAGCCGGCCTATCGCAAGTCCAAGATCATCGTCGCCGGCGACAACTTCGGCTGCGGCTCCTCGCGCGAGCACGCGCCGTGGGCGCTGCTCGACTATGGCATTCGCTGCGTGATCTCGACCTCGTTCGGCGACATCTTCTACAACAACTGCTTCAAGAACGGCGTTCTGCCGATCCGCGTTTCGCCGGAAGATCTGGAGAAGCTGTTCGACGACGCCGAGCGCGGCGCCAACTCGACGCTCACGATCGATCTGGAGAAGCAAGAAATCCGCGGTCCGGATGGCGGCACGGTCAAGTTCGAGATCGATGCCCATCGCAAGCACTGCCTGCTCAACGGTCTCGACGATATAGGCCTGACCAAGCAGAAGCAGACCAAGATCGACAGCTACGAGAAGAAAGCCCAGGCCGCCCGGCCGTGGGCCTGA
- a CDS encoding DUF6494 family protein — MNEAAVKAAVDQFLRSVTHSARGEVEKAVRAAAASGKLMAHEPITTGVTFSSEKIGLNVTIYGKIVI, encoded by the coding sequence ATGAACGAAGCGGCAGTAAAGGCGGCGGTCGACCAATTCCTGCGCAGCGTGACCCACAGCGCGCGCGGCGAAGTCGAAAAGGCCGTGCGCGCCGCCGCAGCCAGCGGCAAGCTGATGGCGCACGAGCCGATCACTACCGGCGTCACATTCTCGAGCGAGAAGATCGGGCTGAACGTGACGATCTACGGCAAGATCGTCATCTAG
- a CDS encoding aminotransferase class V-fold PLP-dependent enzyme, with product MARDVPLDLTHAFNRFRSADPHRLHFAAHSHHFWPDATEAAQALAWADAARLADDKWEHVLGEVWPAVRAGLARHLNLPDPNTLVPAPNTFEFVNRLLSCGPLDRPMRVVTSDGEFHSFRRQTERLAEDGVIALTTVATEPFAGFRERLIAAVHAQAPDLVFVSQVFFNSGYALTDLEGLVDAVAAPGRLVVIDGYHGFMARPTDLASIADRAFYIAGGYKYAMAGEGACFMHCPPGFAPRPRNTGWYAGFGHLAAAHKGVPYAEDGWRFMGATFDPSGLYRMRAVLDWLAREGIDAALIHAHVEALQARFMAAMAEQPWGPFTATHLVVPLSQAARGNFLAFDHDEAGAWYERLHNAGIVTDVRGTRLRVGFGLYHNAGDVDRLIARLRTL from the coding sequence ATGGCACGCGACGTCCCGCTCGATCTCACCCACGCGTTCAACCGCTTCCGCTCGGCCGATCCGCATCGTCTGCATTTTGCCGCGCACAGCCACCATTTCTGGCCGGACGCGACCGAGGCGGCGCAGGCGCTGGCCTGGGCCGACGCGGCGCGCCTCGCCGACGACAAATGGGAGCATGTGCTGGGCGAGGTCTGGCCGGCTGTTCGCGCGGGGCTCGCCCGCCATCTGAACTTGCCCGATCCCAACACGCTCGTGCCGGCGCCGAATACGTTCGAATTCGTCAACCGGCTTCTGTCCTGCGGCCCGCTGGACCGGCCGATGCGCGTCGTCACCTCCGACGGCGAATTTCATTCTTTCAGGCGCCAGACCGAACGCCTCGCCGAAGACGGCGTCATCGCGCTGACGACGGTGGCGACGGAGCCTTTCGCCGGCTTTCGTGAGCGGCTGATCGCGGCCGTGCATGCGCAGGCGCCGGATCTCGTTTTCGTCAGCCAGGTGTTCTTCAACTCGGGCTATGCGCTGACCGATCTTGAAGGTCTCGTCGATGCGGTCGCGGCGCCGGGACGGCTGGTCGTGATCGACGGCTATCACGGCTTCATGGCGCGGCCGACCGATCTGGCGTCCATTGCGGATCGCGCCTTCTATATCGCCGGCGGCTACAAATACGCGATGGCCGGTGAAGGCGCCTGCTTCATGCATTGTCCGCCGGGTTTTGCACCGCGGCCGCGCAACACCGGCTGGTATGCGGGCTTCGGCCATCTTGCCGCCGCGCACAAAGGCGTGCCTTACGCCGAGGACGGCTGGCGCTTCATGGGCGCCACTTTCGATCCATCAGGCCTCTATCGCATGCGCGCGGTGCTGGATTGGTTGGCGCGGGAAGGCATCGATGCCGCGCTTATTCATGCGCATGTCGAAGCGCTGCAAGCGCGGTTCATGGCGGCAATGGCCGAGCAACCGTGGGGACCGTTCACGGCAACTCATCTGGTGGTGCCGTTGAGCCAAGCCGCGCGCGGCAATTTCCTCGCCTTCGATCACGATGAGGCGGGCGCCTGGTACGAGCGCCTGCACAACGCCGGCATCGTCACCGATGTGCGCGGCACGCGGCTGCGTGTCGGTTTTGGCCTTTATCACAACGCCGGCGATGTCGATCGGCTGATCGCGCGGCTGCGCACGCTCTGA
- a CDS encoding aspartate-semialdehyde dehydrogenase yields the protein MGYKVAVVGATGNVGREMLAILAERNFPASEVVALASRKSAGTECSFGDKTLKVKALDHYDFSDVDICLMSAGGSVSKEWSPKIGAQGAVVIDNSSAWRMDPDVPLIVPEVNADAVAGFTKKNIIANPNCSTAQLVVALKPLHDKAKIKRVVVATYQSVSGAGKDAMDELFSQTKSVFTLDEVESKKFPKRIAFNLIPQIDVFMEDGFTKEEWKMVVETKKILDPKIKLVATCVRVPVFVGHSEAVNIEFENPITADEAREVLRAAPGCLVIDKHEPGGYVTPYECVGEDATYISRIREDGTVENGLEMWVVSDNLRKGAALNAVQIAECLINRKLISAKKQAA from the coding sequence ATGGGTTACAAGGTCGCCGTGGTGGGTGCCACCGGCAATGTCGGGCGCGAGATGCTCGCGATCCTGGCGGAACGCAATTTCCCGGCCTCGGAAGTGGTCGCGCTGGCCTCGCGCAAGAGCGCGGGCACGGAATGCTCGTTCGGCGACAAAACCCTGAAAGTGAAGGCGCTCGACCACTACGACTTCTCCGACGTCGACATCTGCCTGATGTCGGCCGGCGGCTCGGTGTCGAAGGAGTGGTCGCCGAAGATCGGCGCGCAGGGCGCGGTGGTGATCGACAATTCGTCGGCCTGGCGCATGGACCCGGACGTGCCGCTGATCGTGCCGGAGGTGAACGCCGACGCGGTCGCCGGCTTCACCAAGAAGAACATTATCGCCAATCCGAACTGCTCGACGGCGCAGCTCGTCGTCGCGCTGAAGCCGCTGCACGACAAGGCCAAGATCAAGCGCGTCGTCGTCGCGACCTATCAGTCGGTGTCGGGCGCCGGCAAGGATGCGATGGACGAGCTGTTCTCGCAGACCAAGTCGGTGTTCACGCTCGACGAGGTCGAGAGCAAGAAGTTTCCGAAGCGCATCGCCTTCAACCTCATTCCGCAGATCGACGTCTTCATGGAAGACGGCTTTACCAAGGAAGAGTGGAAGATGGTGGTCGAGACCAAGAAGATCCTCGACCCGAAGATCAAGCTGGTCGCGACCTGCGTGCGCGTGCCGGTCTTCGTCGGCCACTCGGAAGCCGTGAACATCGAGTTCGAGAACCCGATCACGGCCGATGAGGCGCGCGAGGTGCTGCGCGCCGCGCCGGGCTGCCTCGTCATCGACAAGCACGAGCCGGGCGGCTACGTGACGCCGTACGAATGCGTCGGCGAGGACGCGACCTACATCAGCCGCATCCGCGAGGACGGCACGGTCGAGAACGGTCTCGAGATGTGGGTCGTCTCCGACAACCTGCGCAAAGGCGCCGCGCTCAACGCCGTGCAGATCGCCGAATGCCTGATCAACCGCAAGCTGATCAGCGCCAAGAAGCAGGCGGCGTAA
- a CDS encoding bactofilin family protein codes for MSYFSSTKSDRTVAKPQAALEPRVETKAATSKPQETMSAIGAGVLITGNIVATGAVQVFGHVIGDIHAARLVICEGAQVEGKVMAQEAVIEGKFKGTLHANAVKLQATAFVEGEVYNKSLSIEQNAQFEGIARRLDKAIDAPTTAQTQPAAAIPYASAPATVYATEPVTNGQAYASATEERRQSWTS; via the coding sequence GTGAGTTACTTCTCGTCGACCAAGTCCGATCGTACCGTAGCGAAACCGCAAGCCGCGCTCGAACCGCGCGTGGAAACCAAAGCCGCAACCAGCAAGCCACAGGAAACGATGTCGGCCATCGGCGCCGGCGTGCTGATCACCGGCAACATTGTCGCCACCGGCGCGGTGCAGGTGTTCGGCCATGTCATCGGCGACATCCATGCCGCCCGCCTCGTCATCTGCGAAGGCGCCCAGGTCGAGGGCAAGGTGATGGCGCAGGAAGCCGTCATCGAGGGCAAGTTCAAGGGCACGCTCCACGCCAATGCCGTGAAGCTGCAGGCGACCGCGTTCGTCGAAGGCGAAGTCTACAACAAGTCGCTGAGCATCGAGCAGAACGCGCAGTTCGAAGGCATCGCGCGCCGGCTCGACAAGGCCATCGACGCCCCGACCACCGCGCAAACCCAGCCGGCAGCGGCCATTCCTTACGCCTCCGCGCCGGCGACCGTGTATGCGACCGAGCCGGTGACCAACGGCCAGGCTTACGCATCGGCCACCGAAGAACGCCGTCAAAGCTGGACGAGCTGA
- a CDS encoding DUF429 domain-containing protein, with amino-acid sequence MHATVPAMNETNDLWLAGVDGCPSGWIAAFVRPTGEACEVAIFPRFADIVAARQIAVVAVDMPIGLPARTGLGGRAAENAVRPLLGARQSSVFSVPSRAAIEETDYRAACDTALATSDPPRKVSKQLFNIAPKIREVDGALRTDAALAARAFEVHPELAFWRLNGERPLTEPKKVKSRCYEPGLALRRDLLIAAGLPPAIVHGAPPKGAGPDDLLDALACAAIARRVHAGTAHPFPTQVERDAFGLPMAIWA; translated from the coding sequence ATGCATGCCACTGTCCCGGCGATGAACGAGACCAATGACCTATGGCTGGCCGGCGTCGACGGCTGCCCGTCCGGCTGGATCGCCGCCTTCGTGCGGCCGACGGGTGAGGCCTGCGAGGTCGCGATCTTTCCGCGCTTCGCCGATATCGTCGCCGCGCGACAGATCGCGGTCGTCGCCGTTGATATGCCGATCGGTTTGCCGGCGCGCACGGGCTTGGGCGGCCGCGCCGCCGAGAACGCTGTGCGGCCGCTCTTGGGCGCGCGGCAATCGTCCGTGTTCTCGGTGCCCTCGCGCGCGGCCATCGAGGAGACCGATTATCGCGCCGCCTGCGATACCGCACTCGCCACGTCCGATCCGCCGCGCAAGGTGTCCAAGCAGCTGTTCAACATCGCGCCGAAGATCCGCGAAGTGGATGGCGCGTTGCGGACCGACGCGGCGCTTGCCGCGCGCGCATTTGAGGTCCATCCAGAACTCGCCTTCTGGCGGTTGAATGGCGAGCGGCCGTTGACGGAACCGAAGAAGGTGAAGAGCCGCTGCTATGAGCCGGGTCTCGCCTTGCGCCGCGATCTGCTGATCGCCGCTGGATTACCACCGGCTATCGTCCACGGCGCGCCGCCGAAAGGCGCCGGTCCCGACGATCTGCTCGATGCGCTGGCCTGCGCCGCCATTGCCCGCCGCGTTCACGCGGGAACCGCACACCCGTTTCCGACACAAGTCGAACGCGACGCCTTCGGCTTGCCTATGGCGATCTGGGCCTGA
- a CDS encoding metallopeptidase family protein, with translation MTGDRPPRRTWKDAAAPSLADFEALASAAFAALPEHFRALCADLVIRVEDFPTDEVLDAMHLKSEFDLLGLFQGVGLPFQAPSAPTAMPNMIWLYRRPILDYWADHEDTLGDIVTHVLVHEIGHHFGLSDDDIDAIEASAD, from the coding sequence ATGACCGGCGACAGACCCCCTCGGCGGACCTGGAAGGACGCCGCCGCCCCGAGCTTGGCCGATTTCGAGGCCTTGGCCTCGGCGGCCTTCGCGGCCCTGCCGGAGCATTTCCGCGCGCTCTGCGCCGACCTTGTGATCCGGGTCGAAGACTTTCCGACCGACGAGGTCCTGGATGCAATGCACCTGAAGAGCGAATTCGACCTCCTCGGGCTGTTTCAGGGCGTCGGCCTGCCGTTTCAGGCGCCGTCGGCCCCAACCGCCATGCCGAACATGATCTGGCTCTACCGGCGGCCGATCCTCGACTACTGGGCCGATCACGAGGACACCCTCGGCGACATCGTCACCCACGTCCTGGTGCACGAGATCGGCCACCATTTCGGCCTGTCCGACGACGACATCGACGCGATCGAGGCGAGCGCCGACTAA
- a CDS encoding carbonic anhydrase, whose translation MSFPAHLIDGYRAFLVSRLRHEQDRYRALSERGQSPQVMVIGCCDSRVSPEVIFDAGPGELFVVRNVANIVPPYAPDGQAHGVSAALEFGIAALKIKHIVVLGHAQCGGVKAFAEDAQPLTPGDFIGQWMALMAPAAEKTGPKGSLSPAEYLTRLEQANVVNSLNNLMTFPRLRKVIERGEVAVHGAYFGVATGQLSVRDEASGEFLPVAQEEHARLFATPRF comes from the coding sequence ATGTCCTTCCCGGCTCATTTGATCGACGGTTATCGCGCCTTCCTGGTCAGCCGCCTTCGCCACGAACAAGATCGCTACCGCGCACTGTCGGAGCGCGGCCAGTCACCGCAAGTCATGGTCATCGGCTGCTGCGACTCGCGCGTCTCGCCGGAGGTGATCTTCGATGCCGGCCCGGGTGAGCTGTTCGTGGTGCGCAACGTCGCCAACATCGTGCCGCCTTACGCGCCGGACGGGCAGGCGCACGGCGTGTCCGCCGCGCTGGAGTTCGGCATCGCCGCGCTCAAGATCAAGCACATCGTCGTGCTCGGCCACGCGCAATGCGGCGGCGTCAAAGCCTTTGCCGAGGACGCGCAACCTTTGACGCCCGGCGACTTCATCGGCCAGTGGATGGCGTTGATGGCGCCGGCGGCGGAGAAGACGGGACCGAAGGGCTCATTGTCGCCGGCCGAATACCTGACGCGGCTCGAGCAAGCCAACGTCGTCAACAGCCTGAATAACCTGATGACCTTCCCGCGCCTGCGCAAAGTCATCGAGCGCGGCGAAGTCGCCGTGCACGGCGCTTACTTCGGCGTGGCGACGGGACAGTTGTCGGTGCGCGACGAGGCGAGCGGCGAGTTCCTGCCGGTCGCGCAGGAAGAACACGCGCGGCTGTTCGCGACGCCGCGGTTTTAG